The DNA window TGGAGAGTGGGACCATGCGTCCGAGGCTGCGGTAGAGGTCCTTCATGGTCAGACCGCGGTTCTGGTCGAACGCGCCGTAGAGGGCGGAGAGGACGACCTGCTCGATCTCGGCCCCGTTGAAGCCGGGGGTGGATTTCGAGAGGCTTACCAGGTCGAAGCCGGCCAGGTCCTGGTTTCGGCGCTTCAGGTGCACGGAGAAGATGTCCATCCGTTCGGCCTCGCTGGGCAGGTCCACGAAGAAGATCTCGTCGAAGCGCCCCTTGCGCAGGAGCTCGGGGGGGAGCTTGTCGATCTCGTTGGCCGTCGCGGCCACGAAGACGATCTGCTCCTTCTCCTGCATCCAGGTGAGAAAGGACGAGAAGATGCGCGTGGCGGGGCCGGCTCCCTCGCCCTTGGCGCCCACGATCGCGGTTTCGATCTCGTCGATCCAGAGGACGCAGGGGGCGATCGACTCCGCGGTGCGGAGGGCGCGTTCGAGCGTGCGTTCGGGGCTGCCGGCGACGCCGGCGTAGACCCGGTTCATGTCCAGCCGCATGAGGGGCATGTGCCAGTAGGTGCTCACCGCTTGCACGGCCATGGACTTGCCGCAACCGCTGATGCCCGTGATGAGCAGGCCCTTCGGCGGGGAGAGGCCGAAGTCCTCCGCCTCGCGCGAGAAGAAGCGCTGCCGCTGCCGCAGCCAGTCCTTGAGGACCGCGAGGCCCCCGATCTCCTCGAGACGAACGCGGGGCGGCACGTAGTCCAGAATGCCCTCGCGGCGGACGATGTCGCGCTTCTCCTCGTAGAGCTTCTCGATGATCGCGGGAGTGACCGTCTTCTTGCCGACCATCAGCTTGATGAAGGCCTGGCGGGCTTCGTCCTCGGTGAGCCCGAGGGCTCCGCGCAGGAGGGCGTCGCGCTCGTCGCCGAGCTCGAGCGTGACGTTCTTCAGCGAGGCGCAGGCGTCAGCGAAGATGCGGTCCATCTCGGCGATGTTCGGCAGGGGGAGGTCGAGGAGCGAGAGCTCCTTCTGGACCTCGAGCGGGGCCTCGAGGGAGGGCCCGCTCACGAAGATCGTCTTGTAGCTGTTGCGGAGGGCGCGGCACGCCTCGCGGAGGCGGCGCGCCACGCGGGGCTCGCCGTAGCAGCGGTGCAGGTCGCGGAAGAGGAAGAGGGCCGGCCGGGCGAAGGCGATCACGGCGTCGAGGGCGGCGACCGGGTCCTGGGTCCCGGGGAGCGCCTGTCCTTCGGAGACGAGCCCCTCGGTGAGCGACCAGACGTGCAGAGGGACGGGCTGCGAGAAGGCCCGCCCCGCGAGACTCGCCAGGACGCGCTCGAGGCGCTCCTCTTCGAAGGTTTCGACGAAAACGAGCGAGTACCGGGCGGCCACGAGCTTCTTGGCGCGCTCCTCGAAGACTAGTTGCGCGGGCTGTACGGTCACGGTGGGTCCTTCCCTTTAGATCTGGAGAAGGGCTGCGAGGTGCTGCCGCTCCCAGAGCTGCGCTTCCTCGTACCGGGCGAAGCGGCGCTCGTCGGCCTCGAAGGCCGGTGTGTGGTACTGCCGACGGCCGTTCACGACGGGGATCGGGTGCAGGGAGTGTAGCATCTCGTGGAAGACCACCCACTCCAGGTAGAAGGGGGGAAGCCACTCCTGGTCGAGGCCGGGGTGGATGCGGATGAGGTGCTCGTCCAGATAGTAGCCGCCGAGCATCACGCTCCGGCGCTCGCGGCCGCGGGCCGGGTGCCGGCCCCAGCCGATGCGTGCGGTCACCGCGCCGTCGAAGTACCGGGCATTGAGGGAGTCAAAGAGCACGACCAGGTCGTAAACCCGACCCCGGGTGCGAAGGGCCCCGGAGCGATCGCCTCGCCCCGAGCGCGAGGCGATCTGGTGGTCGTTCTGATCGATGTACTCGTTCAGCTCGGCCGAGGCGTCGGGGTCCGCGTAGGCGATGTAGCGCCCGAGGGCGCGGATCACCGGACCCGGTGCGGCCAGGAAGAGCTGGTGGGCGCGCACCCAGTACTGCCGGTGGGTGGCGTCGCGGCGCACCGAGATCATCACGGCGCTGTTGTGGGTCAACGTGAGATGGAGTGCCCCCGGGACGTGCGGTTGAAGTCGTCCGCGAAGCTCGCTGGCCTGCTGGACGCGCAGCGCGGGCCCGAAGGGCAGCGGCCGCTGCACCGCGTCGACGACCGCGACGGAGACGCGGCCCGGGCGAGTGGATCCCGTGTGCCCCCCGCGGGGCAATGGCGCCGATCTGGTCAGGACGTTCCTCGTCTGCGTTGGGCGCGTGCGATCCGATTCGCCGCGCGGGTTGGATCCGATGTGCTGA is part of the Deltaproteobacteria bacterium genome and encodes:
- a CDS encoding AAA family ATPase, which codes for MTVQPAQLVFEERAKKLVAARYSLVFVETFEEERLERVLASLAGRAFSQPVPLHVWSLTEGLVSEGQALPGTQDPVAALDAVIAFARPALFLFRDLHRCYGEPRVARRLREACRALRNSYKTIFVSGPSLEAPLEVQKELSLLDLPLPNIAEMDRIFADACASLKNVTLELGDERDALLRGALGLTEDEARQAFIKLMVGKKTVTPAIIEKLYEEKRDIVRREGILDYVPPRVRLEEIGGLAVLKDWLRQRQRFFSREAEDFGLSPPKGLLITGISGCGKSMAVQAVSTYWHMPLMRLDMNRVYAGVAGSPERTLERALRTAESIAPCVLWIDEIETAIVGAKGEGAGPATRIFSSFLTWMQEKEQIVFVAATANEIDKLPPELLRKGRFDEIFFVDLPSEAERMDIFSVHLKRRNQDLAGFDLVSLSKSTPGFNGAEIEQVVLSALYGAFDQNRGLTMKDLYRSLGRMVPLSTTMSERIKEIKRWADTRAVKASAQATT